One window from the genome of Phalacrocorax aristotelis chromosome 20, bGulAri2.1, whole genome shotgun sequence encodes:
- the KHDRBS1 gene encoding KH domain-containing, RNA-binding, signal transduction-associated protein 1, translated as MQRRDDPAARLGRGPGPGGARQGAPPPRRPPRGGGGRGASSGAQPPPLLPPSATAAASAAQGPAAAPTPLLPGAAVKMEPENKYLPELMAEKDSLDPSFTHAMQLLTAEIEKIQKGETTKKDEEENYLDLFSHKNMKLKERVLIPVKQYPKFNFVGKILGPQGNTIKRLQEETGAKISVLGKGSMRDKAKEEELRKGGDPKYAHLNMDLHVFIEVFGPPCEAYALMAHAMEEVKKFLVPDMMDDICQEQFLELSYLNGVPEPTRGRGVPVRGRGAAPPPPPPVPRGRGVGPPPPPPRGALVRGAPVRGAIARGAAVARGVPPPPAVRGAPAPRARAAGIQRIPLPPPPAPETYEEYGYDDAYADQSYEGYEGYYSQGQGDTEYYDYGHGEAQETYEAYGQDDWNGTRPSLKAPPARPVKGAYREHPYGRY; from the exons ATGCAGCGCCGTGACGACCCCGCCGCCCGCCTGGGCCGGGGGCCAGGCCCCGGCGGTGCCCGACAAGGGGCGCCCCCACCTCGGCGGCCTCCccgtggcggggggggccgcGGGGCCTCCAGCGGGGCTCAACCGCCGCCGCTCCTCCCGCCCagcgccaccgccgccgcctcggCCGCTcagggccccgccgccgcccccaccCCGCTGCTGCCCGGGGCCGCTGTCAAGATGGAACCCGAGAACAAGTACCTGCCCGAGCTGATGGCCGAGAAGGACAGCCTCGACCCGTCCTTCACGCACGCCATGCAGCTCCTCACCGCAG AAATTGAAAAAATTCAGAAGGGTGAaacaacaaagaaggatgaggaagagAACTACCTGGATTTATTTTCCCACAAGAATATGAAACTGAAAGAACGAGTTCTGATACCTGTCAAACAGTACCCCAAG tTCAACTTTGTTGGAAAGATTTTGGGACCTCAAGGCAACACCATCAAGAGACTTCAAGAAGAAACCGGTGCTAAGATATCTGTGCTTGGGAAGGGTTCAATGCGAGATAAAGCAAAG GAGGAAGAACTGCGTAAAGGGGGAGATCCTAAATATGCTCATCTAAATATGGATTTGCATGTCTTCATTGAAGTTTTTGGACCCCCTTGTGAAGCATATGCTCTGATGGCTCATGCCATGGAAGAAGTCAAGAAGTTCCTTGTTCCA gATATGATGGATGATATCTGTCAGGAGCAGTTCTTGGAGCTCTCCTATCTGAACGGTGTACCAGAGCCAACTCGTGGCCGAGGAGTCCCTGTGCGGGGAAGGGGAGCAGCTCCACCACCGCCTCCACCTGTTCCAAG GGGCCGTGGTGTTGGTCctccgccgcctcctcctcggGGAGCCCTTGTGCGAGGAGCCCCGGTGCGGGGTGCCATTGCCAGGGGAGCTGCTGTAGCCCGTGGAGTACCTCCTCCCCCAGCAGTACGGGGTGCTCCTGCACCCAGAGCACGTGCAGCCGGCATCCAGAGAATAccgcttcctcctcctcccgcacCAGAAACCTATGAGGAATAT GGCTATGATGATGCATATGCAGACCAGAGCTATGAGGGGTATGAAGGCTACTACAGCCAGGGCCAAGG GGATACAGAATACTATGATTATGGACACGGGGAGGCACAGGAAACCTATGAAGCTTATG